AACTACGTCGTGCGCGGTGACATCGTCTCCATCGGCACCGGCGAGTTCGTGATCCACGTCGGAGCCGGACGTGACGTGCGGGTCGTGCTCGGTGAGTACCGCAACCCGGTGGGGCACCAGCAGCCGGCCGAGGTGCGGGGACGCAGCTTCACTCCCTGACCGGTCACCGCGACCGAAAAATCGCAGGACCCCGCGTCGCAGTTGCTGAGACGCTGGCCCCATGCCGACCACGCTGTCTGTCACCGAGCACCTCGAAGGACTACGGGAGGCGCTGGTCTCCTTCGTCCGGTACGCCGACCGCGCCGGCCTGCGCGCGGGGGTGCCGACCACGCCGGACTGGAACGTCCGCAACCTGATCGCCCACCAGGGGATGGTGCACCGCTGGGCTGCGGGCAACCTACGCGGTCTGAGCTCTGACCCCGAGGCGCTCGAGCGGGAGGGTCAGACCTCCATCGATCCGGTCGAGTGGTTGCGCGACGGCGCGATCGACTTCGTGACAGCCCTGACCCAGGCGCCGGAGACGGTCGGCGCTCCCGTCTTCCTCCACGATGCACCCGGCCCGCGGCAGTTCTGGGCGCGGCGGCAGTGCCACGAGACCACCATCCATGCCGTCGACGCGATGGCGGCCGCGCTCGGGCGGGCGCCGTCGGGGGAGGAGACCTGGATCGGTCCGGCGCTCGCGCTCGACGGGATCGATGAGCTGGTGCGTGGCTTCCTTCCGCGGCCGAAGTCGAC
This genomic interval from Nocardioides cavernaquae contains the following:
- a CDS encoding maleylpyruvate isomerase family mycothiol-dependent enzyme, coding for MPTTLSVTEHLEGLREALVSFVRYADRAGLRAGVPTTPDWNVRNLIAHQGMVHRWAAGNLRGLSSDPEALEREGQTSIDPVEWLRDGAIDFVTALTQAPETVGAPVFLHDAPGPRQFWARRQCHETTIHAVDAMAAALGRAPSGEETWIGPALALDGIDELVRGFLPRPKSTLRSDEPVTIAVRPDEGERAWLVSVSPEPAVTEEVSVADTRCAAADIQLTGGAVSLYLQLWNRAAAHAVPELWRERSRIVW